A region from the Streptomyces sp. 3214.6 genome encodes:
- a CDS encoding DUF2530 domain-containing protein yields the protein MAAFFSGPTKHEAPEPLEGPVVATITGGTILWFVLFLVQLPFYGWFDDHGHLWWLWTCLAGAGLGLLGIRIVRSRDAAIKRAAAAADTAAAAEGTPGTGTPGTGTPGTGTPAAE from the coding sequence ATGGCCGCGTTTTTCTCGGGACCCACCAAGCACGAGGCGCCGGAGCCCCTGGAGGGCCCGGTCGTCGCCACCATCACCGGCGGCACGATCCTCTGGTTCGTCCTCTTCCTCGTCCAGCTCCCCTTCTACGGCTGGTTCGACGACCACGGCCATCTGTGGTGGCTGTGGACCTGCCTGGCCGGCGCCGGGCTGGGGCTGCTCGGCATCCGGATCGTGCGCAGCCGGGACGCGGCGATCAAGCGCGCGGCGGCGGCCGCGGACACCGCAGCGGCAGCCGAGGGCACGCCGGGCACCGGAACGCCGGGCACCGGAACGCCGGGCACCGGAACGCCGGCCGCCGAGTAG